A section of the Papio anubis isolate 15944 chromosome 4, Panubis1.0, whole genome shotgun sequence genome encodes:
- the INHBA gene encoding inhibin beta A chain, translating into MPLLWLRGFLLASCWIIVRSSPTPGSEGHSAAPDCPSCALAALPKDVPNSQPEMVEAVKKHILNMLHLKKRPDVTQPVPKAALLNAIRKLHVGKVGENGYVEIEDDIGRRAEMNELMEQTSEIITFAESGTTRKTLHFEISKEGSDLSVVERAEVWLFLKVPKANRTRTKVTIRLFQQQKHPQGSLDTGEEAEEVGLKGERSELLLSEKVVDARKSTWHVFPVSSSIQRLLDQGKSSLDVRIACEQCQESGASLVLLGKKKKKEEEGDGKKKGGGEGGAGADEEKEQSHRPFLMLQARQSEDHPHRRRRRGLECDGKVNICCKKQFFVSFKDIGWNDWIIAPSGYHANYCEGECPSHIAGTSGSSLSFHSTVINHYRMRGHSPFANLKSCCVPTKLRPMSMLYYDDGQNIIKKDIQNMIVEECGCS; encoded by the exons ATGCCCTTGCTTTGGCTGAGAGGATTTCTGTTGGCAAGTTGCTGGATTATAGTGAGGAGTTCCCCCACCCCAGGATCCGAGGGGCACAGCGCGGCCCCCGACTGTCCGTCCTGTGCGCTGGCCGCCCTCCCAAAGGATGTACCCAACTCTCAGCCAGAGATGGTGGAGGCCGTCAAGAAGCACATTTTAAACATGCTGCACTTGAAGAAGAGACCCGATGTCACCCAGCCGGTGCCCAAGGCGGCGCTTCTGAACGCGATCAGAAAGCTTCATGTGGGCAAAGTCGGGGAGAACGGGTATGTGGAGATAGAGGATGACATTGGAAGGAGAGCAGAAATGAATGAACTTATGGAGCAGACCTCGGAGATCATCACGTTTGCCGAGTCAG GAACAACCAGGAAGACGCTGCACTTTGAGATTTCCAAGGAAGGCAGTGACCTGTCAGTGGTGGAGCGTGCAGAAGTCTGGCTCTTTCTAAAAGTCCCCAAGGCCAACAGGACCAGGACCAAAGTCACCATCCGCCTCTTCCAGCAGCAGAAGCACCCGCAGGGCAGCTTGGACACAGGGGAAGAGGCCGAGGAAGTGGGCTTAAAGGGGGAGAGGAGTGAACTGTTGCTCTCTGAAAAAGTGGTAGACGCTCGGAAGAGCACCTGGCATGTCTTCCCTGTCTCCAGCAGCATCCAGCGGTTGCTGGATCAGGGAAAAAGCTCCCTGGACGTTCGGATTGCCTGTGAGCAGTGCCAGGAGAGTGGCGCCAGCCTGGTGCTCCTgggcaagaagaagaagaaagaagaggagggggaTGGGAAAAAGAAGGGTGGAGGTGAAGGTGGGGCAGGAGCAGATGAGGAGAAGGAGCAGTCGCACAGACCTTTCCTCATGCTGCAGGCCCGGCAGTCTGAAGACCACCCTCATCGCCGGCGTCGGCGGGGCTTGGAGTGTGATGGCAAGGTCAACATCTGCTGTAAGAAACAGTTCTTTGTTAGTTTCAAGGACATCGGCTGGAATGACTGGATCATTGCTCCCTCTGGCTATCATGCCAACTACTGCGAGGGTGAGTGCCCGAGCCATATAGCAGGCACATCCGGGTCCTCACTGTCCTTCCACTCAACAGTCATCAACCACTACCGCATGCGGGGCCACAGCCCCTTTGCCAACCTCAAATCGTGCTGTGTGCCCACCAAGCTGAGACCCATGTCCATGTTGTACTATGATGATGGTCAAAACATCATCAAAAAGGACATTCAGAACATGATCGTGGAGGAGTGTGGGTGCTCATAG